A window of the Ipomoea triloba cultivar NCNSP0323 chromosome 14, ASM357664v1 genome harbors these coding sequences:
- the LOC116004904 gene encoding putative lysine-specific demethylase JMJ16 isoform X1, which translates to MHDHRVPPGFVSLTSFSLEKAENSEDSMLHEKEAQKSSGQIDSTPGTVNVDLLKVSARRNRSWIIEDHTEHLEKGYDTGDDVESLSSRAFLPKGVIRGCPSCANCQKVVARWRAEESCLPLLEEAPVFHPTEEEFEDTLNYVASILPRVEHYGVCRIVPPTSWEPPSLIEEKATWETSKFVTQIQQIDELGDLFLRKRFHRAHLEMRSKRRISSSSVQELCDDYRNEPDGVDCLSDIFEFESGPEFTLQTFNNYADDFKSQYFSKRDAAIASSALTEPWEPSIQSIEGEYWRIIEKPTDKLEVLRGAGANIDARVHRNEFPAKFSRLNTPKTPLYVKSGWNLNNTSMLQGSLLRYDSCSTSSILYPQVTVGMCFSSNFWRIEEHHLYSLCYMHLGAPKMWYVIPPQYSFKFEEFVKKRYPELSEHPWLLLNIATQISPSTLISEGIPVYRCVQYPKEFVIVLPGSYHSEFDCGFNCSETVNFAPFDWLPYGQLAVEQYSELRRKTSISYDKLLLRAVGEAIEALWKDSFMKEPSNNLQWKSVCGKDGILTKALKARVKSEGMRQNYLCNTFQTQVMEKDFDANTKRECVICYYDLHLSAVGCECSPGRYTCLHHTKLVCSCAWSSRFLLYRYEMSELKTMVEALEGKLSAVHRWGKEKLGLTLHSQT; encoded by the exons ATGCACGACCATCGAGTTCCGCCCGGTTTTGTCTCGCTAACATCCTTCTCACTGGAAAAGGCCGAGAACAGTGAGGATTCCATGCTTCATGAGAAAGAAGCTCAAAAAAGTTCAGGTCAGATTGATTCCACTCCAGGCACTGTTAATGTGGACCTGCTTAAGGTTTCTGCTAGGAGGAACAGATCCTGGATTATTGAGGATCACACGGAGCACCTCGAGAAGGGATATGATACTGGCGATGATGTTGAG AGCTTGTCTTCAAGAGCTTTTCTTCCCAAGGGAGTAATTCGAGGATGTCCAAGTTGTGCTAATTGCCAGAAG gttGTTGCAAGGTGGCGTGCTGAAGAGTCATGCTTGCCTTTGCTTGAAGAAGCTCCAGTGTTCCATCCTACTGAAGAG GAGTTCGAAGACACACTTAATTATGTTGCAAGCATCCTTCCGCGTGTAGAGCATTATGGAGTATGCCGTATAGTTCCTCCAACATCCTGGGAACCACCATCTTTAATTGAAGAAAAGGCCACTTGGGAAACTTCGAAGTTTGTAACCCAAATCCAGCAAATTGATGAGCTTGGGGATCTCTTTCTAAGGAAAAGGTTTCATAGAGCTCATTTGGAGATGAGAAGTAAAAGAAGAATTTCTTCTAGTTCGGTTCAGGAATTATGTGATGATTATAGAAATGAACCTGATGGAGTGGACTGCCTATCTGATATCTTTGAGTTTGAATCTGGGCCAGAGTTTACGCTCCAAACTTTTAACAATTATGCGGATGACTTTAAGAGCCAGTACTTCAGCAAGAGAGACGCGGCTATTGCCTCATCTGCATTAACAGAGCCATGGGAGCCATCTATTCAGAGTATTGAAGGTGAATATTGGCGAATAATTGAAAAGCCAACTGACAAACTTGAG GTGCTCCGTGGAGCTGGAGCTAATATTGATGCTAGAGTCCATAGAAATGAGTTTCCAGCAAAATTCAGTAGGCTGAATACGCCTAAAACTCCTCTTTATGTAAAGTCTGGCTGGAACTTGAATAATACATCTATGCTTCAAGGCTCTCTTCTTCGATATGACAGCTGTAGCACATCATCCATTTTGTATCCTCAGGTTACCGTAGGAATGTGCTTTTCATCAAACTTCTGG AGAATTGAAGAGCACCATTTATACTCTTTATGTTACATGCATTTGGGTGCTCCAAAAATGTGGTATGTCATTCCTCCGCAGTATTCTTTCAAGTTTGAGGAATTTGTGAAGAAGCGGTATCCAGAATTGTCAGAACATCCTTGGTTGCTTCTCAATATT GCTACTCAAATTTCTCCCTCAACTTTGATTTCAGAGGGTATACCTGTTTATCGTTGTGTACAATATCCAAAGGAGTTTGTCATTGTTTTACCTGGATCATACCACTCAGAATTTGATTGTGGTTTTAACTGTTCTGAGACGGTAAACTTTGCTCCTTTTGATTGGTTGCCTTACGGTCAGTTAGCTGTAGAACAATATAGTGAGTTGCGTAGGAAGACATCAATCTCCTATGATAAGCTTCTGCTTAGAGCGGTTGGAGAAGCTATTGAGGCACTGTGGAAAGACTCATTTATGAAGGAGCCTTCCAATAATCTGCAATGGAAAAGCGTGTGTGGGAAGGATGGGATTTTGACAAAAGCACTCAAG GCCCGCGTTAAGAGTGAAGGCATGCGGCAAAACTACTTGTGCAATACTTTTCAAACGCAAGTGATGGAGAAGGACTTCGACGCCAACACCAAAAGAGAATGTGTAATATGCTATTATGATCTACACCTTTCTGCCGTTGGCTGTGAATGTTCACCTGGCAGGTACACTTGCCTTCACCACACCAAGCTTGTATGTTCTTGCGCATGGAGCTCGAGATTCCTTCTCTATCGGTATGAAATGAGCGAGCTGAAGACCATGGTTGAAGCTTTGGAAGGGAAATTGAGTGCAGTTCATAGATGGGGGAAAGAAAAACTTGGATTAACTCTCCATTCCCAAACCTGA
- the LOC116004904 gene encoding putative lysine-specific demethylase JMJ16 isoform X2: MCCEFILCLPFSLNNFKKVVARWRAEESCLPLLEEAPVFHPTEEEFEDTLNYVASILPRVEHYGVCRIVPPTSWEPPSLIEEKATWETSKFVTQIQQIDELGDLFLRKRFHRAHLEMRSKRRISSSSVQELCDDYRNEPDGVDCLSDIFEFESGPEFTLQTFNNYADDFKSQYFSKRDAAIASSALTEPWEPSIQSIEGEYWRIIEKPTDKLEVLRGAGANIDARVHRNEFPAKFSRLNTPKTPLYVKSGWNLNNTSMLQGSLLRYDSCSTSSILYPQVTVGMCFSSNFWRIEEHHLYSLCYMHLGAPKMWYVIPPQYSFKFEEFVKKRYPELSEHPWLLLNIATQISPSTLISEGIPVYRCVQYPKEFVIVLPGSYHSEFDCGFNCSETVNFAPFDWLPYGQLAVEQYSELRRKTSISYDKLLLRAVGEAIEALWKDSFMKEPSNNLQWKSVCGKDGILTKALKARVKSEGMRQNYLCNTFQTQVMEKDFDANTKRECVICYYDLHLSAVGCECSPGRYTCLHHTKLVCSCAWSSRFLLYRYEMSELKTMVEALEGKLSAVHRWGKEKLGLTLHSQT, from the exons ATGTGCTGTGAATTTATTTTATGCctgccattttccctaaataattttaaaaaggttGTTGCAAGGTGGCGTGCTGAAGAGTCATGCTTGCCTTTGCTTGAAGAAGCTCCAGTGTTCCATCCTACTGAAGAG GAGTTCGAAGACACACTTAATTATGTTGCAAGCATCCTTCCGCGTGTAGAGCATTATGGAGTATGCCGTATAGTTCCTCCAACATCCTGGGAACCACCATCTTTAATTGAAGAAAAGGCCACTTGGGAAACTTCGAAGTTTGTAACCCAAATCCAGCAAATTGATGAGCTTGGGGATCTCTTTCTAAGGAAAAGGTTTCATAGAGCTCATTTGGAGATGAGAAGTAAAAGAAGAATTTCTTCTAGTTCGGTTCAGGAATTATGTGATGATTATAGAAATGAACCTGATGGAGTGGACTGCCTATCTGATATCTTTGAGTTTGAATCTGGGCCAGAGTTTACGCTCCAAACTTTTAACAATTATGCGGATGACTTTAAGAGCCAGTACTTCAGCAAGAGAGACGCGGCTATTGCCTCATCTGCATTAACAGAGCCATGGGAGCCATCTATTCAGAGTATTGAAGGTGAATATTGGCGAATAATTGAAAAGCCAACTGACAAACTTGAG GTGCTCCGTGGAGCTGGAGCTAATATTGATGCTAGAGTCCATAGAAATGAGTTTCCAGCAAAATTCAGTAGGCTGAATACGCCTAAAACTCCTCTTTATGTAAAGTCTGGCTGGAACTTGAATAATACATCTATGCTTCAAGGCTCTCTTCTTCGATATGACAGCTGTAGCACATCATCCATTTTGTATCCTCAGGTTACCGTAGGAATGTGCTTTTCATCAAACTTCTGG AGAATTGAAGAGCACCATTTATACTCTTTATGTTACATGCATTTGGGTGCTCCAAAAATGTGGTATGTCATTCCTCCGCAGTATTCTTTCAAGTTTGAGGAATTTGTGAAGAAGCGGTATCCAGAATTGTCAGAACATCCTTGGTTGCTTCTCAATATT GCTACTCAAATTTCTCCCTCAACTTTGATTTCAGAGGGTATACCTGTTTATCGTTGTGTACAATATCCAAAGGAGTTTGTCATTGTTTTACCTGGATCATACCACTCAGAATTTGATTGTGGTTTTAACTGTTCTGAGACGGTAAACTTTGCTCCTTTTGATTGGTTGCCTTACGGTCAGTTAGCTGTAGAACAATATAGTGAGTTGCGTAGGAAGACATCAATCTCCTATGATAAGCTTCTGCTTAGAGCGGTTGGAGAAGCTATTGAGGCACTGTGGAAAGACTCATTTATGAAGGAGCCTTCCAATAATCTGCAATGGAAAAGCGTGTGTGGGAAGGATGGGATTTTGACAAAAGCACTCAAG GCCCGCGTTAAGAGTGAAGGCATGCGGCAAAACTACTTGTGCAATACTTTTCAAACGCAAGTGATGGAGAAGGACTTCGACGCCAACACCAAAAGAGAATGTGTAATATGCTATTATGATCTACACCTTTCTGCCGTTGGCTGTGAATGTTCACCTGGCAGGTACACTTGCCTTCACCACACCAAGCTTGTATGTTCTTGCGCATGGAGCTCGAGATTCCTTCTCTATCGGTATGAAATGAGCGAGCTGAAGACCATGGTTGAAGCTTTGGAAGGGAAATTGAGTGCAGTTCATAGATGGGGGAAAGAAAAACTTGGATTAACTCTCCATTCCCAAACCTGA